Part of the Cyprinus carpio isolate SPL01 unplaced genomic scaffold, ASM1834038v1 S000006557, whole genome shotgun sequence genome is shown below.
CCATatccagctcaccctcagccgcggtgcagggggcggagctcctctctGCGCTCACCCTGTCCGTGTCCTTCTCCCTCATTCACATCTCATGTTGCCGGCTCACTCACCTGGTCTGATGTCGGAGAaaaaaaaggactgaggaaaaccgGAAAACAAACGGAGGGTAGACAAACGGAATAAACTGTTGTAGGTCGGGTCTATTGTCAAGCTACTGTGCtggaaggaacacggagtcgagaataatcgagagagtcttcattaatccaacacaggggtaaatccaacatggaacacaggaagaagacacacgtactgacttgtagacccgacaaacacagactgaaaggacatgggttttaaagacaggctaacaaggaactaaggagacacacctgggaactaatcaatcaaggagggacagaaactgggtcacacagaacatggggaatggaacacatgcagggaaaacacaacattataagtccaggggtgtgacaccTGTGCAGTTAAACAAATTTAATCaacacctgccagccaatcagaatcgagtattcagacagaccatggcatATAGGTACAGATGTTTAActgaatataatgaatataatgtaataaatcagACAGACATTTACCTCTCATCCTGCAGCATTTGAAAATCAGCACGACTGTCACGAGCAGATATGGACAAACTGCCAGTACAGAACTGAGTGTGTGGAGAACAGAGATCTGAGATCCTGAATGAGACACTGAAGAAGAGACACACAAGCACTTTATCAAGCACCATATCTGAACGAGAACATGAGAAGAAATAAACCAGCTCACAGTTTGATTGACTCTCACCTGtgactgagatccagctcttggGTGACTCTCCTCTCTCTGGGTGTTTGCAGGAGTAGAAACCCTCGTGTGACTTTGAGACAGTAGAGATGATCATCTCTGTAGTTTGACTCTGGATGAGTGTCCCATCTTTATAGAAATCAGCTCTGAGGTTTGGTGAGGTTGTGTTTTGATCTAAACAGCGTAGAGTCAGAGTTTCTCCTTCAGTCACAGGATGAACAggactctccagaatcacaccaactACAGAAACAGAGCAAACATCAACTGATGAATAGTAAGATTATAGTCAGACtgtaacaacaacaatactactactactactactactactactaataataataataataatgtgttttatttagagGTGCCTTTCAAAACACTCAAGAACAAATAAATGACACTCATAAAATACAAGACAGCAATACAATCAATTATCATTTAGGAATAAGAATGTGTGGGTGATCGAATTGAGATCACAATCCAGCTACAGTATTTATATCCAAAACATAAAATCAGGGCtttgtgaaatgaataaataccgtgtacagtgatattaacaggCTGATgtttctctccagattcagactgaCACCAGTACACTCCAGTGTCATATAATAATGAACAACCTACCATACACAAACATCCTCTTTATCATCCCCACACTGATGAACAATCTTCCAGCCCCCATATGTCTGTGTATCTTCTCACTGTCCATCCAGTAGAGTTATTCTGATcctcacagctcagagagagagatgtgaagtGTTGAGTTCTGCTGGGACTGACGATCAGAGAGACTGGAagagaaacacctgagaagacaattaCAGCTACAATTCAGAAAACAAGTCAAGACAGTTTTATTGATAAAACACTTTACACAACTTAAATTTtcacaaagcagcttttcagaaaaaaaaaaattcaggttaTAGTATTAGAAattccaaaatgtatatttaaaacttcataaacaaaattacactttaatatatttgtcaTTATGCCATCAGCAGCAAACCAAAGACAACTGTGACAACCAACAAAAACCTCCATAAGCTGTTACTATTGGAGAAAAAACCCTGAGAGAAACCAGACTCAACTCGAGGATCAGTTCTTCTTTGTCTGTACAGTGTGAACCTAGTACTGTTTATAGTTAACTGAGTTTGCTGTATATTAATTTACTAAGATATTATTATAAGGCAGATATTAATCAAACTGTAAAATGATTGATAAAGTGTTTATATGGTTCATTCTATAAAATGTGTTGATGTGTACATTGAGAGTCCTGTGTTCTTAGTAAAGTGCCTCCTAGAATCAATGTGTGTTCaataacacaaatatttcaaataaatttcattATGAAATTTCCATCAATAAAACAGATCACACAacacattacataaaatatattagattacCTTAACTCAACTCCACTAATTAAAACAAcacttcaacaaaacaaaaattatattatacattacaattacaatatcACCACCATTAGAATTAAACGTCATACAAAATTACCTCTAAACAGGAATCAAGGTTTTTCTGGTTAGTTTGGTTTATTTAGACCCTGCTAGTAGATGCAGTAACTACACCTGACAGCagaagcatctttctccattcaCATCATTCAAAAGCAGCCGTATATATTATGACAGGACAACATTTCAAGACACTTTAAGCTCtaaaaagatcaaggaaaatttcCAGAGTGTCACTCATTCTGTGGTTCAGTTTGAACTCACCAGTGACCCATATTAACTGTGTGTTGCTGATGGTTATGTAATCAGCTGGTTTTCCTCTCTCTGCTCCACACACATAAACTCCTGTGTGATTTAGAGCAGCAGAAGTGACAGTGTAGtttcctccagctcctctgctgctgtctgagagcagATCATAACGATATATGTAGTCTGTATAAAGTTAAAAAGCGCAGTTACCTCAAGAAATGAGCAGACATTTTTACATGAgtcttataaataaatgaatcagagTATTCAGATTGATTAAATATCTTTAATCGCTATAATTAAGCCCTGTCTATGAAACCGGGCCATTACATCTTACCTGATGAGAGAGTTTCAGTGAACCAGCTGAATGTCCAGCCTGTAGAGGACATTACATCTTACCTGATGAGACAGTTACAGTGAACCAGCTGAATGTCCAGCCTGTAGAGGAGCCGTTAACCttacagatcagagtcactggatctccttcagtcaaccacgtctgtggagaaacacttaaaactgctcTGGGAACTGAAGGTGagaaattaatcattaataacatgttaaacttgtgtgtgtatgtgaagagatgatcaaactcacctgatacTGTCAGTGTAACTTCATCACTGTGGTTTGATGTTTCTGATCCTCCTCTCTCTGATCCATCACAGGAGTATTTACCTGTGTCAGACTCAGTAACAGAATTGAATGTGTGTTCCTGTAGTTCACTGGAAGCATTGACTGAACTGTCTTTATACCAGCTGTACTGccagctagtgactccttcagcatttatgtcacatctgagagtgactctctctcctctgaaTACATGTTGAGCAGGTTTAATGGTCACTGTGGCTTTTGGTGTTTCTGCAGAACAGCATCACAGTTACTTGACTGTAAAACACACATGCTAAATCAGATGAGACTGAAGTGTTGCTCTCTATAGCTGTTATAGTCGTTTATAAAATATCTGTCAATATACAATCATTGGGAATTTGGAGACATCAGTTATGAAAGTTTTTCAATAAGTTTTATAACAAGATCTTGTCCCTCAGTATCTGCTGTTTTTGATAAACTGATGTTTCTTGTCACACCTCAGAACTGTCACATGAATAATTCAACTTATTAAAAGGGTGcatatataatcattataaaatGTTAGTAATTTCTCAACTTTCAGTTGGTTTATAACAGTTAATGTAGAATCACTCATATGAAAATTTatgatgaaaatatatgaatcaaATTGACTCACCTTCAGTTTGTCCAGAGTAGATGTTTGAAATCAGcactaaaacacaaatacaaaaactcATTACAATGTTAACATTCAGCTGATAATTATAAAGATGAACGAATATTAAGATATTGTGTGGGGACTGTATATGTGTCTagataaacatgaaaacatctgACTGGTATTTTATAAATTTGATCACAGCAGAGAACTGTTTCAGGAACTTCAAATCAACAGTGTGATCACGAGCAGAAGAATAAAGACAAACTCTTACTAACTGTGTACTAGTGAATATTACAACAACAGTGAcaataactgaaaaacaaaccaacagaacTGATTCAACAGCATTACACATCACAAAACTGAATGAGTGAACAAACACTGATCTACAACACAACAGAGTGCATTTCTCTTTCACAAACAGCACTAACTGCACACTTCCTCTCTCAAACTCATCCTTCACTCATATATCATGGACTAGAGCTGGATCTGAAACTCTGAGAGCAGCAAGAAAAGACATACATCTAGGAACACTAAAACACTTgatcatttacataatataatagcaATTCCACTGAAATACATTTAGAGGAAATAATACTCACAGAGCACAAGAGGAAGTTGACTGAGCTCCATACTGACTGAATGATGACAGACGGTTAAAGACACAGACTGTGTTAAAGACTCAAGACTTCCTGAAACCTGCGGTCAGATCTTTAGAAACATCACGACAgatttaacacacacaaatgtaccTCACGTGTTACAGAATATCTTTTGATAATGTTGATAATCTTGtaacatgttttcagaaaatgtcaCACTGACTAACATGCAAGTTTTCTACAGAAATGTTGTTATGATCCATTCAGTATTAAATTGAACAGGATTTATTTGCTATTATGAAAAGTTATATTCTGGTGTGTTCAATGAACAAGAGAAATAAAGCAGTATTTTAATGGCTCTTTATTGTAAAGATGGTATTAGCTGTAGTTATAATTATGTATTAACATGGCAAAAAAGTGAACAACTGCTGCTCTTCTCTCACTGGTTTAATATGTTGGAGCTGAAATAGAAGAAATCAAACCACAACTATGAGCTCATatctatatattcattttttgtgatcaactaaaaatcaaaaacaaaaaaaaaaaaattacactataacATAAACTCAGGATAaacgcaaaaacaacaacaacggacatataatcaatttacattttccaataagagagagagagagagagagagagagagagagagagagagagagagaaacaattaTTCTGTTATATAATCCAgattttagaaagaaagaaaaaaacactgccaAACATCATTAGTACTAGGTTTGGCCTTATTAATTTGTGTTGTTGTACATTCACAGGCCTCTATTTTAAGAAGACGATGGATCCAATACGTTTTCCCACACGTGTGATGTAAACCAGTTctgtattattgtctttttttgcagctgtaaaaccagcaaacaacattgttttttgtattgaGCTTATACAGAAGCCAGAATCATCAAGAAGACATAAACTTGGCTTAACCATGTAATCAGTTTGTAATAAAGAggataaaacaaagtttacatgTGTCCACAGATTATTGACAATAGACCAAAACACTGACACTCCCAAAACATATGAAGAAAAGTACCCGATGACGCAGTATTACAGATACGGCAGTTGTAATTTGGccatatttaaacttttaaaataatttaaaaagttatatatataagttatgaataactttgaaatgGTTAAGATGATCAGCCAagtttttagaggttaaactgaggttagaccacaccctctcccagtcgacagataaattaaggtcagataattcctgattccaaacagatttgataGAAAGAGGTTTTGTAATGCGATcaataattttactatatatatgaAAGAAACAGATGGTCGACCAGAAGATTGTGCAATCTAATCTCgcataggatgagaggaaatagGAGATGCCCAAGGAACTCCATA
Proteins encoded:
- the LOC109107686 gene encoding LOW QUALITY PROTEIN: uncharacterized protein LOC109107686 (The sequence of the model RefSeq protein was modified relative to this genomic sequence to represent the inferred CDS: substituted 2 bases at 2 genomic stop codons) gives rise to the protein MELSQLPLVLLLISNIYSGQTEETPKATVTIKPAQHVFRGERVTLRCDINAEGVTSWQYSWYKDSSVNASSELQEHTFNSVTESDTGKYSCDGSERGGSETSNHSDEVTLTVSGEFDHLFTYTHKFNMLLMINFSPSVPRAVLSVSPQTWLTEGDPVTLICKVNGSSTGWTFSWFTVTVSSDYIYRYDLLSDSSRGAGGNYTVTSAALNHTGVYVCGAERGKPADYITISNTQLIWVTGVSLPVSLIVSPSRTQHFTSLSLSCEDQNNSTGWTVRRYTDIWGLEDCSSVWGXXRGCLCMVGCSLLYDTGVYWCQSESGEKHQPVNITVHVGVILESPVHPVTEGETLTLRCLDQNTTSPNLRADFYKDGTLIQSQTTEMIISTVSKSHEGFYSCKHPERGESPKSWISVTVSHSGSQISVLHTLSSVLAVCPYLLVTVVLIFKCCRMRAASVEEQETSI